Proteins from one Faecalibacterium sp. I3-3-33 genomic window:
- a CDS encoding helix-turn-helix transcriptional regulator, with product MMAKLERSTQPARMEAVSRDALVQAALQEITQNYREASLSNVARAYGVSLAYVSECVRAQTGRTYKELLQKHRMETAARLLRRSDLNIQQIIAQVGYENTSYFYRLFHERYGLSPREYRLVRTGTTTRRPTA from the coding sequence ATGATGGCAAAGCTTGAACGCTCCACGCAGCCCGCCCGCATGGAGGCCGTGAGCCGCGATGCACTGGTGCAGGCGGCGCTGCAGGAGATCACCCAAAATTATCGTGAGGCCAGCCTTTCCAACGTGGCAAGGGCTTATGGTGTTTCGCTGGCGTATGTCAGCGAGTGCGTGCGCGCCCAGACCGGGCGCACCTACAAGGAACTGCTGCAAAAGCACCGCATGGAGACCGCCGCGCGGCTGCTGCGCCGCAGCGACCTGAACATCCAGCAGATCATTGCGCAGGTGGGGTACGAGAACACCAGCTACTTCTACCGCCTGTTCCACGAGCGCTACGGCCTGAGCCCCCGGGAGTACCGGCTGGTGCGCACCGGCACCACCACCCGCCGCCCTACCGCATGA
- the phoU gene encoding phosphate signaling complex protein PhoU yields the protein MSIRKQYDSDLEALKTALVEMGQNAAEAVENALEALCTADTAAAQKIVQGDDRINNMERDIEHRCMTLLLRQQPVAGDLRHISTAMKVVTDIERMGDHASDIAEIIPHLVTVRREGDPAVSQAIAMGRKAYQMILDAMAALTAEDEVAARRVIAADDAVDYDFNAIKHTLAQEIAADPAKVDAALDLLMVIKYLERIGDHAVNVAEWVQFVRTGRYKDESMF from the coding sequence ATGAGCATTCGCAAACAATACGACAGCGATCTGGAAGCCCTCAAGACCGCGCTGGTGGAGATGGGGCAGAACGCCGCCGAGGCCGTGGAGAACGCGCTGGAAGCGCTGTGCACCGCCGACACCGCAGCCGCCCAGAAGATCGTGCAGGGGGATGACCGCATCAACAATATGGAGCGGGACATCGAGCACCGCTGCATGACCTTGCTGCTGCGCCAGCAGCCGGTGGCGGGCGATCTGCGCCACATTTCCACCGCCATGAAAGTTGTCACCGATATCGAGCGCATGGGCGACCACGCTTCGGATATCGCCGAGATCATCCCCCATCTGGTCACCGTGCGCAGGGAGGGCGACCCCGCCGTCAGTCAGGCCATTGCCATGGGACGCAAAGCCTACCAGATGATCTTAGACGCCATGGCTGCCCTGACCGCCGAGGACGAGGTGGCTGCCCGCCGCGTTATCGCCGCAGACGATGCCGTGGACTACGACTTCAACGCCATCAAGCACACGCTGGCACAGGAGATCGCCGCCGACCCCGCCAAGGTGGACGCCGCGCTGGATCTGCTCATGGTCATCAAGTATCTGGAGCGCATCGGCGACCACGCTGTGAACGTAGCCGAATGGGTGCAGTTCGTGCGCACCGGGCGCTATAAGGACGAAAGCATGTTCTGA
- the pstB gene encoding phosphate ABC transporter ATP-binding protein PstB translates to MENTNVPVISAKDLNLWYGEFKALKSISLDVGEREITALIGPSGCGKSTFLKTLNRMNDLVPGVRIEGDVRLKGEDIFAREMELTDLRRRVGMVFQKANPFPMSIYDNITYGPKLHGVRNKAELDELVESSLRGAALWDEVKDRLKKSALGLSGGQQQRLCIARALAVKPEVLLMDEPTSALDPGSTMKVEELMNELKKNYTVVIVTHNMQQAARISDRTAFFLLGELVEVGPTNQIFSTPRDKRTEDYISGRFG, encoded by the coding sequence ATGGAAAACACGAATGTGCCGGTGATATCGGCAAAGGATCTGAACCTCTGGTACGGCGAATTCAAGGCGCTGAAAAGCATTTCGCTGGACGTGGGCGAGCGGGAGATCACCGCACTCATCGGCCCCTCCGGCTGCGGCAAATCCACCTTTTTAAAGACCCTGAACCGCATGAACGACCTTGTGCCGGGCGTGCGCATCGAGGGCGATGTACGGCTGAAGGGCGAGGATATCTTTGCCCGCGAGATGGAGCTGACCGACCTGCGCCGCCGTGTGGGCATGGTGTTCCAGAAGGCAAACCCCTTCCCCATGAGCATCTACGACAACATCACCTACGGCCCCAAGCTGCACGGCGTGCGCAATAAGGCCGAGCTGGACGAGCTGGTGGAAAGCTCGCTGCGGGGCGCAGCCCTGTGGGACGAGGTGAAGGATCGCCTGAAAAAGAGCGCTCTTGGCCTTTCCGGCGGGCAGCAGCAGCGTCTTTGCATCGCCCGGGCATTGGCGGTCAAGCCCGAGGTTCTGCTGATGGACGAGCCCACCAGCGCACTGGACCCCGGCTCTACCATGAAGGTGGAGGAGCTGATGAACGAGCTGAAAAAGAACTACACCGTGGTCATCGTCACCCACAATATGCAGCAGGCGGCCCGTATCAGCGACCGCACCGCCTTCTTCCTGCTGGGGGAGCTGGTGGAAGTTGGCCCCACGAACCAGATCTTCAGCACGCCCCGGGACAAGCGCACCGAGGACTACATCTCCGGCCGGTTCGGTTAA